One stretch of Scophthalmus maximus strain ysfricsl-2021 chromosome 12, ASM2237912v1, whole genome shotgun sequence DNA includes these proteins:
- the LOC118286782 gene encoding transmembrane and coiled-coil domain protein 3-like isoform X6 — protein sequence MRRGGSESNLDVVDSVGDDGVGLDFTKGALGIDSLQQKILKVTEQMKVEQAARDQNVAEYLKLVNNADKQQVSRIRQVFEKKNQKSAHSIAQLQRKLEQYHRRVKDGETNGKHGPKDGGKESGTHSKEGSLRDVSATGRHPTLDKVKTIGPGVSLSPPFFFNKSREFANLIRNKFGSADNIAHLKSSMEAGSGLQVDAGARGLSGSATTVAKGSKYQSDDECSTGTSASADSNGNPGTGGSGAGSGGPGRSDSNGRLGEVLDMVREIRESQVQLADDMEAMNTQFKRDYSYFTQVLQEERYRYERLEDQLNDLTELHQHETSNLKQELASIEEKVAYQAYERARDIQEVLESCQTRVSKLELQQQQQQQTVQLEHTDAKVLLGKCINIMLAIVTVILVCVSTAAKFAAPLLRSRLHLALTCVAVSLLALLWRNWEHLQCALERVLLPH from the exons ATGCGGCGCGGCGGCTCTGAGTCCAACCTGGACGTGGTGGACAGCGTCGGGGACGACGGCGTGGGCCTGGACTTCACCAAGGGAGCGCTGGGCATCGACAGCCTGCAGCAGAAGATCCTCAAG GTAACGGAGCAGATGAAGGTGGAGCAGGCGGCCCGGGACCAGAACGTGGCGGAGTACCTGAAGCTGGTGAACAACGCCGACAAGCAGCAGGTGTCGCGCATCCGCCAGGTGTTCGAGAAGAAGAACCAGAAGTCGGCGCACAGCATCGCgcagctgcagaggaagctGGAGCAGTACCACCGCCGCGTGAAGGACGGCGAGACCAACGGCAAGCATGGCCCGAAGGACGGCGGCAAGGAGTCCGGGACCCACAGCAAGGAGGGGAGCCTGCGGGACGTCAGCGCCACGGGACGGCACCCGACGCTGGACAAGGTGAAGACGATCGGCCCCGGCGTGTCGCTCTCGCCGCCGTTCTTCTTCAACAAGTCACGGGAGTTCGCCAACCTCATCCGCAACAAGTTTGGCAGCGCCGACAACATCGCCCACCTCAAGAGCTCCATGGAGGCGGGCTCGGGGCTGCAGGTGGACGCCGGGGCGAGGGGCCTGAGCGGCAGCGCCACCACGGTGGCCAAGGGGAGCAAGTACCAGAGCGACGACGAGTGCTCGACGGGCACGTCGGCGTCCGCCGACTCCAACGGGAACCCGGGAACCGGGGGCTCGGGGGCGGGCTCCGGGGGTCCCGGGCGGTCAGACTCAAACGGGCGCCTGGGGGAGGTGCTGGACATGGTGCGGGAGATCAGGGAGTCTCAGGTGCAGCTGGCGGACGACATGGAGGCGATGAACACGCAGTTCAAACGGGACTACAGCTACTTCACACAGGTGCTGCAGGAGGAACGATACAG GTATGAGCGGCTGGAGGACCAGCTGAACGACCTGACGGAGCTGCACCAGCACGAGACCAGTAACCTGAAGCAGGAGCTGGCAAGCATCGAGGAGAAGGTGGCGTACCAGGCCTACGAGAGGGCCAGGGACATACAG gaGGTGCTGGAGTCGTGTCAGACGCGCGTGTCgaagctggagctgcagcagcagcagcagcagcagacggtgCAGCTGGAGCACACCGACGCCAAGGTGCTGCTGGGCAAGTGCATCAACATCATGCTGGCCATCGTCACGGTGATCCTGGTGTGCGTCTCCACGGCGGCCAAGTTCGCCGCGCCGCTGCTGCGCAGCCGCCTCCACCTGGCGCTCACCTGCGTGGCCGTGTCCCTGCTGGCGCTGCTGTGGAGGAACTGGGAACACTTGCAGTGCGCGCTGGAGCGAGTGCTCCTGCCGCACTGA
- the LOC118286782 gene encoding transmembrane and coiled-coil domain protein 3-like isoform X4, with the protein MRKNHSAIPLIRVTEAERSGCDVNNVLSIPVPMRRGGSESNLDVVDSVGDDGVGLDFTKGALGIDSLQQKILKVTEQMKVEQAARDQNVAEYLKLVNNADKQQVSRIRQVFEKKNQKSAHSIAQLQRKLEQYHRRVKDGETNGKHGPKDGGKESGTHSKEGSLRDVSATGRHPTLDKVKTIGPGVSLSPPFFFNKSREFANLIRNKFGSADNIAHLKSSMEAGSGLQVDAGARGLSGSATTVAKGSKYQSDDECSTGTSASADSNGNPGTGGSGAGSGGPGRSDSNGRLGEVLDMVREIRESQVQLADDMEAMNTQFKRDYSYFTQVLQEERYRYERLEDQLNDLTELHQHETSNLKQELASIEEKVAYQAYERARDIQEVLESCQTRVSKLELQQQQQQQTVQLEHTDAKVLLGKCINIMLAIVTVILVCVSTAAKFAAPLLRSRLHLALTCVAVSLLALLWRNWEHLQCALERVLLPH; encoded by the exons GCGGAGCGCAGCGGCTGCGATGTCAACAACGTCCTCAGCATCCCGGTGCCAATGCGGCGCGGCGGCTCTGAGTCCAACCTGGACGTGGTGGACAGCGTCGGGGACGACGGCGTGGGCCTGGACTTCACCAAGGGAGCGCTGGGCATCGACAGCCTGCAGCAGAAGATCCTCAAG GTAACGGAGCAGATGAAGGTGGAGCAGGCGGCCCGGGACCAGAACGTGGCGGAGTACCTGAAGCTGGTGAACAACGCCGACAAGCAGCAGGTGTCGCGCATCCGCCAGGTGTTCGAGAAGAAGAACCAGAAGTCGGCGCACAGCATCGCgcagctgcagaggaagctGGAGCAGTACCACCGCCGCGTGAAGGACGGCGAGACCAACGGCAAGCATGGCCCGAAGGACGGCGGCAAGGAGTCCGGGACCCACAGCAAGGAGGGGAGCCTGCGGGACGTCAGCGCCACGGGACGGCACCCGACGCTGGACAAGGTGAAGACGATCGGCCCCGGCGTGTCGCTCTCGCCGCCGTTCTTCTTCAACAAGTCACGGGAGTTCGCCAACCTCATCCGCAACAAGTTTGGCAGCGCCGACAACATCGCCCACCTCAAGAGCTCCATGGAGGCGGGCTCGGGGCTGCAGGTGGACGCCGGGGCGAGGGGCCTGAGCGGCAGCGCCACCACGGTGGCCAAGGGGAGCAAGTACCAGAGCGACGACGAGTGCTCGACGGGCACGTCGGCGTCCGCCGACTCCAACGGGAACCCGGGAACCGGGGGCTCGGGGGCGGGCTCCGGGGGTCCCGGGCGGTCAGACTCAAACGGGCGCCTGGGGGAGGTGCTGGACATGGTGCGGGAGATCAGGGAGTCTCAGGTGCAGCTGGCGGACGACATGGAGGCGATGAACACGCAGTTCAAACGGGACTACAGCTACTTCACACAGGTGCTGCAGGAGGAACGATACAG GTATGAGCGGCTGGAGGACCAGCTGAACGACCTGACGGAGCTGCACCAGCACGAGACCAGTAACCTGAAGCAGGAGCTGGCAAGCATCGAGGAGAAGGTGGCGTACCAGGCCTACGAGAGGGCCAGGGACATACAG gaGGTGCTGGAGTCGTGTCAGACGCGCGTGTCgaagctggagctgcagcagcagcagcagcagcagacggtgCAGCTGGAGCACACCGACGCCAAGGTGCTGCTGGGCAAGTGCATCAACATCATGCTGGCCATCGTCACGGTGATCCTGGTGTGCGTCTCCACGGCGGCCAAGTTCGCCGCGCCGCTGCTGCGCAGCCGCCTCCACCTGGCGCTCACCTGCGTGGCCGTGTCCCTGCTGGCGCTGCTGTGGAGGAACTGGGAACACTTGCAGTGCGCGCTGGAGCGAGTGCTCCTGCCGCACTGA
- the eri1 gene encoding 3'-5' exoribonuclease 1: protein MDEHKENIHAEEDVNVKMSATREEEEEKAKSCSSRICPEAEPAAPQVSVSPSQSNSDFSHPVYKEISLANGHINRMSMDQLRVKLAELKLDTRGVKDVMKKRLKNHYKRQKLLQSAAEGGPTDTYYDYICVVDFEATCEENNPSDFLHEIIEFPMVLINTHTLEIVDTFQEYVKPESNPTLSDFCVKLTGITQKMVDDADLFPDVLRRVVAWLQERELGTKYKYAMLTDGAWDMSKFLNIQCRISDIKYPPFAKKWINIRKSYGNFYKVPRTQTRLSTMLEKLGLTYEGRPHSGLDDSRNIARIAVRMLQDGCQLRVNERMHGGQLLSVPSSAPLEGAPAPRNPRARE from the exons ATGGACGAGCACAAGGAGAACATTCACGCCGAGGAGGACGTGAACGTCAAGATGTCTGCgaccagagaagaggaggaggagaag GCGAAGTCTTGCAGCAGCAGGATTTGCCCCGAGGCGGAACCCGCCGCCCCTCAGGTGTCCGTGTCCCCGTCCCAGTCCAACAGTGACTTCAGTCACCCGGTTTACAAGGAGATCTCTTTGGCCAACGGACATATCAACCGCATGTCCATGGACCAGCTGCGGGTCAAGTTGGCCGAGCTGAAGCTTGACACGAG gggagtGAAGGACGTGATGAAGAAGAGGCTGAAGAACCACTACAAGAGGCAGAAGCTGCTGCAGTCGGCGGCCGAGGGCGGACCCACCGACACCTACTACGACTACATCTGCGTGGTGGACTTCGAGGCCACGTGCGAGGAGAACAACCCGTCCGACTTCCTCCACGAAATCATCGAGTTCCCCATGGTGCTCATCAACACGCACACGTTAGAAATC GTTGACACTTTTCAGGAATATGTCAAACCTGAGTCAAACCCGACGCTTTCAGATTTCTGTGTGAAGTTAACGGGGATAACGCAG AAAATGGTTGACGACGCCGACCTGTTCCCAGACGTCCTGCGGCGAGTCGTGGCCTGGCTTCAGGAGAGAGAGCTCGGGACGAAGTACAAATACGCCATGCTGACTGACGG agcctGGGACATGAGCAAGTTCCTCAACATCCAGTGTCGTATAAGCGACATCAAGTATCCGCCATTTGCAAAGAAGTGGATCAACATACGGAAATCATATGGGAACTTCtacaag GTCCCGCGCACGCAGACGAGGCTGAGCACCATGCTGGAGAAGCTGGGCCTGACGTACGAGGGCCGCCCCCACTCGGGGCTGGACGACTCGCGCAACATCGCCCGCATCGCCGTGCGCATGCTGCAGGACGGCTGCCAGCTGCGCGTCAACGAGCGAATGCACGGCGGCCAGCTCCTCTCCGTGCCCAGCTCGGCGCCCCTGGAGGGAGCGCCGGCGCCGCGCAACCCGCGCGCCAGagagtag
- the LOC118286782 gene encoding transmembrane and coiled-coil domain protein 3-like isoform X3 → MTCTDYGYRHFPESQMRSQREHVTRGAGAWVESPPPLAGNLPEAERSGCDVNNVLSIPVPMRRGGSESNLDVVDSVGDDGVGLDFTKGALGIDSLQQKILKVTEQMKVEQAARDQNVAEYLKLVNNADKQQVSRIRQVFEKKNQKSAHSIAQLQRKLEQYHRRVKDGETNGKHGPKDGGKESGTHSKEGSLRDVSATGRHPTLDKVKTIGPGVSLSPPFFFNKSREFANLIRNKFGSADNIAHLKSSMEAGSGLQVDAGARGLSGSATTVAKGSKYQSDDECSTGTSASADSNGNPGTGGSGAGSGGPGRSDSNGRLGEVLDMVREIRESQVQLADDMEAMNTQFKRDYSYFTQVLQEERYRYERLEDQLNDLTELHQHETSNLKQELASIEEKVAYQAYERARDIQEVLESCQTRVSKLELQQQQQQQTVQLEHTDAKVLLGKCINIMLAIVTVILVCVSTAAKFAAPLLRSRLHLALTCVAVSLLALLWRNWEHLQCALERVLLPH, encoded by the exons acatgcacggaTTATGGgtacagacattttccggagagtcagatgcgttcacagAGGGAACATGTCACACGAGGGGCCGGAGCCTGGGTAGAGAGTCCACCGCCGCTGGCCGGGAATCTTCCTGAG GCGGAGCGCAGCGGCTGCGATGTCAACAACGTCCTCAGCATCCCGGTGCCAATGCGGCGCGGCGGCTCTGAGTCCAACCTGGACGTGGTGGACAGCGTCGGGGACGACGGCGTGGGCCTGGACTTCACCAAGGGAGCGCTGGGCATCGACAGCCTGCAGCAGAAGATCCTCAAG GTAACGGAGCAGATGAAGGTGGAGCAGGCGGCCCGGGACCAGAACGTGGCGGAGTACCTGAAGCTGGTGAACAACGCCGACAAGCAGCAGGTGTCGCGCATCCGCCAGGTGTTCGAGAAGAAGAACCAGAAGTCGGCGCACAGCATCGCgcagctgcagaggaagctGGAGCAGTACCACCGCCGCGTGAAGGACGGCGAGACCAACGGCAAGCATGGCCCGAAGGACGGCGGCAAGGAGTCCGGGACCCACAGCAAGGAGGGGAGCCTGCGGGACGTCAGCGCCACGGGACGGCACCCGACGCTGGACAAGGTGAAGACGATCGGCCCCGGCGTGTCGCTCTCGCCGCCGTTCTTCTTCAACAAGTCACGGGAGTTCGCCAACCTCATCCGCAACAAGTTTGGCAGCGCCGACAACATCGCCCACCTCAAGAGCTCCATGGAGGCGGGCTCGGGGCTGCAGGTGGACGCCGGGGCGAGGGGCCTGAGCGGCAGCGCCACCACGGTGGCCAAGGGGAGCAAGTACCAGAGCGACGACGAGTGCTCGACGGGCACGTCGGCGTCCGCCGACTCCAACGGGAACCCGGGAACCGGGGGCTCGGGGGCGGGCTCCGGGGGTCCCGGGCGGTCAGACTCAAACGGGCGCCTGGGGGAGGTGCTGGACATGGTGCGGGAGATCAGGGAGTCTCAGGTGCAGCTGGCGGACGACATGGAGGCGATGAACACGCAGTTCAAACGGGACTACAGCTACTTCACACAGGTGCTGCAGGAGGAACGATACAG GTATGAGCGGCTGGAGGACCAGCTGAACGACCTGACGGAGCTGCACCAGCACGAGACCAGTAACCTGAAGCAGGAGCTGGCAAGCATCGAGGAGAAGGTGGCGTACCAGGCCTACGAGAGGGCCAGGGACATACAG gaGGTGCTGGAGTCGTGTCAGACGCGCGTGTCgaagctggagctgcagcagcagcagcagcagcagacggtgCAGCTGGAGCACACCGACGCCAAGGTGCTGCTGGGCAAGTGCATCAACATCATGCTGGCCATCGTCACGGTGATCCTGGTGTGCGTCTCCACGGCGGCCAAGTTCGCCGCGCCGCTGCTGCGCAGCCGCCTCCACCTGGCGCTCACCTGCGTGGCCGTGTCCCTGCTGGCGCTGCTGTGGAGGAACTGGGAACACTTGCAGTGCGCGCTGGAGCGAGTGCTCCTGCCGCACTGA
- the LOC118286782 gene encoding transmembrane and coiled-coil domain protein 3-like isoform X2 → MRKNHSAIPLIRVTETCTDYGYRHFPESQMRSQREHVTRGAGAWVESPPPLAGNLPEAERSGCDVNNVLSIPVPMRRGGSESNLDVVDSVGDDGVGLDFTKGALGIDSLQQKILKVTEQMKVEQAARDQNVAEYLKLVNNADKQQVSRIRQVFEKKNQKSAHSIAQLQRKLEQYHRRVKDGETNGKHGPKDGGKESGTHSKEGSLRDVSATGRHPTLDKVKTIGPGVSLSPPFFFNKSREFANLIRNKFGSADNIAHLKSSMEAGSGLQVDAGARGLSGSATTVAKGSKYQSDDECSTGTSASADSNGNPGTGGSGAGSGGPGRSDSNGRLGEVLDMVREIRESQVQLADDMEAMNTQFKRDYSYFTQVLQEERYRYERLEDQLNDLTELHQHETSNLKQELASIEEKVAYQAYERARDIQEVLESCQTRVSKLELQQQQQQQTVQLEHTDAKVLLGKCINIMLAIVTVILVCVSTAAKFAAPLLRSRLHLALTCVAVSLLALLWRNWEHLQCALERVLLPH, encoded by the exons acatgcacggaTTATGGgtacagacattttccggagagtcagatgcgttcacagAGGGAACATGTCACACGAGGGGCCGGAGCCTGGGTAGAGAGTCCACCGCCGCTGGCCGGGAATCTTCCTGAG GCGGAGCGCAGCGGCTGCGATGTCAACAACGTCCTCAGCATCCCGGTGCCAATGCGGCGCGGCGGCTCTGAGTCCAACCTGGACGTGGTGGACAGCGTCGGGGACGACGGCGTGGGCCTGGACTTCACCAAGGGAGCGCTGGGCATCGACAGCCTGCAGCAGAAGATCCTCAAG GTAACGGAGCAGATGAAGGTGGAGCAGGCGGCCCGGGACCAGAACGTGGCGGAGTACCTGAAGCTGGTGAACAACGCCGACAAGCAGCAGGTGTCGCGCATCCGCCAGGTGTTCGAGAAGAAGAACCAGAAGTCGGCGCACAGCATCGCgcagctgcagaggaagctGGAGCAGTACCACCGCCGCGTGAAGGACGGCGAGACCAACGGCAAGCATGGCCCGAAGGACGGCGGCAAGGAGTCCGGGACCCACAGCAAGGAGGGGAGCCTGCGGGACGTCAGCGCCACGGGACGGCACCCGACGCTGGACAAGGTGAAGACGATCGGCCCCGGCGTGTCGCTCTCGCCGCCGTTCTTCTTCAACAAGTCACGGGAGTTCGCCAACCTCATCCGCAACAAGTTTGGCAGCGCCGACAACATCGCCCACCTCAAGAGCTCCATGGAGGCGGGCTCGGGGCTGCAGGTGGACGCCGGGGCGAGGGGCCTGAGCGGCAGCGCCACCACGGTGGCCAAGGGGAGCAAGTACCAGAGCGACGACGAGTGCTCGACGGGCACGTCGGCGTCCGCCGACTCCAACGGGAACCCGGGAACCGGGGGCTCGGGGGCGGGCTCCGGGGGTCCCGGGCGGTCAGACTCAAACGGGCGCCTGGGGGAGGTGCTGGACATGGTGCGGGAGATCAGGGAGTCTCAGGTGCAGCTGGCGGACGACATGGAGGCGATGAACACGCAGTTCAAACGGGACTACAGCTACTTCACACAGGTGCTGCAGGAGGAACGATACAG GTATGAGCGGCTGGAGGACCAGCTGAACGACCTGACGGAGCTGCACCAGCACGAGACCAGTAACCTGAAGCAGGAGCTGGCAAGCATCGAGGAGAAGGTGGCGTACCAGGCCTACGAGAGGGCCAGGGACATACAG gaGGTGCTGGAGTCGTGTCAGACGCGCGTGTCgaagctggagctgcagcagcagcagcagcagcagacggtgCAGCTGGAGCACACCGACGCCAAGGTGCTGCTGGGCAAGTGCATCAACATCATGCTGGCCATCGTCACGGTGATCCTGGTGTGCGTCTCCACGGCGGCCAAGTTCGCCGCGCCGCTGCTGCGCAGCCGCCTCCACCTGGCGCTCACCTGCGTGGCCGTGTCCCTGCTGGCGCTGCTGTGGAGGAACTGGGAACACTTGCAGTGCGCGCTGGAGCGAGTGCTCCTGCCGCACTGA
- the LOC118286782 gene encoding transmembrane and coiled-coil domain protein 3-like isoform X5: MAERSGCDVNNVLSIPVPMRRGGSESNLDVVDSVGDDGVGLDFTKGALGIDSLQQKILKVTEQMKVEQAARDQNVAEYLKLVNNADKQQVSRIRQVFEKKNQKSAHSIAQLQRKLEQYHRRVKDGETNGKHGPKDGGKESGTHSKEGSLRDVSATGRHPTLDKVKTIGPGVSLSPPFFFNKSREFANLIRNKFGSADNIAHLKSSMEAGSGLQVDAGARGLSGSATTVAKGSKYQSDDECSTGTSASADSNGNPGTGGSGAGSGGPGRSDSNGRLGEVLDMVREIRESQVQLADDMEAMNTQFKRDYSYFTQVLQEERYRYERLEDQLNDLTELHQHETSNLKQELASIEEKVAYQAYERARDIQEVLESCQTRVSKLELQQQQQQQTVQLEHTDAKVLLGKCINIMLAIVTVILVCVSTAAKFAAPLLRSRLHLALTCVAVSLLALLWRNWEHLQCALERVLLPH; the protein is encoded by the exons GCGGAGCGCAGCGGCTGCGATGTCAACAACGTCCTCAGCATCCCGGTGCCAATGCGGCGCGGCGGCTCTGAGTCCAACCTGGACGTGGTGGACAGCGTCGGGGACGACGGCGTGGGCCTGGACTTCACCAAGGGAGCGCTGGGCATCGACAGCCTGCAGCAGAAGATCCTCAAG GTAACGGAGCAGATGAAGGTGGAGCAGGCGGCCCGGGACCAGAACGTGGCGGAGTACCTGAAGCTGGTGAACAACGCCGACAAGCAGCAGGTGTCGCGCATCCGCCAGGTGTTCGAGAAGAAGAACCAGAAGTCGGCGCACAGCATCGCgcagctgcagaggaagctGGAGCAGTACCACCGCCGCGTGAAGGACGGCGAGACCAACGGCAAGCATGGCCCGAAGGACGGCGGCAAGGAGTCCGGGACCCACAGCAAGGAGGGGAGCCTGCGGGACGTCAGCGCCACGGGACGGCACCCGACGCTGGACAAGGTGAAGACGATCGGCCCCGGCGTGTCGCTCTCGCCGCCGTTCTTCTTCAACAAGTCACGGGAGTTCGCCAACCTCATCCGCAACAAGTTTGGCAGCGCCGACAACATCGCCCACCTCAAGAGCTCCATGGAGGCGGGCTCGGGGCTGCAGGTGGACGCCGGGGCGAGGGGCCTGAGCGGCAGCGCCACCACGGTGGCCAAGGGGAGCAAGTACCAGAGCGACGACGAGTGCTCGACGGGCACGTCGGCGTCCGCCGACTCCAACGGGAACCCGGGAACCGGGGGCTCGGGGGCGGGCTCCGGGGGTCCCGGGCGGTCAGACTCAAACGGGCGCCTGGGGGAGGTGCTGGACATGGTGCGGGAGATCAGGGAGTCTCAGGTGCAGCTGGCGGACGACATGGAGGCGATGAACACGCAGTTCAAACGGGACTACAGCTACTTCACACAGGTGCTGCAGGAGGAACGATACAG GTATGAGCGGCTGGAGGACCAGCTGAACGACCTGACGGAGCTGCACCAGCACGAGACCAGTAACCTGAAGCAGGAGCTGGCAAGCATCGAGGAGAAGGTGGCGTACCAGGCCTACGAGAGGGCCAGGGACATACAG gaGGTGCTGGAGTCGTGTCAGACGCGCGTGTCgaagctggagctgcagcagcagcagcagcagcagacggtgCAGCTGGAGCACACCGACGCCAAGGTGCTGCTGGGCAAGTGCATCAACATCATGCTGGCCATCGTCACGGTGATCCTGGTGTGCGTCTCCACGGCGGCCAAGTTCGCCGCGCCGCTGCTGCGCAGCCGCCTCCACCTGGCGCTCACCTGCGTGGCCGTGTCCCTGCTGGCGCTGCTGTGGAGGAACTGGGAACACTTGCAGTGCGCGCTGGAGCGAGTGCTCCTGCCGCACTGA